From a single Nicotiana tabacum cultivar K326 unplaced genomic scaffold, ASM71507v2 Un00294, whole genome shotgun sequence genomic region:
- the LOC142179067 gene encoding NAC domain-containing protein 96-like — protein MNMMELDNLGEGYRFRPTDSELVKFLLSHGHSTGGVEDNWDTCIYRYFITPRKKNKGRFSRIVGRRGGTWIQQDKGRAVTIKSCDQRKRDLIIGRMKSMCYNNKCINSDDYNDGKWLMKEYVLSDPILNKFSNSERKDYVICAIKKLPKRSTTCNFSETSNVTTESTRGG, from the exons ATGAATATGATGGAGTTGGATAATCTTGGAGAAGGGTATAGATTTCGACCGACGGATTCAGAGTTAGTGAAATTTCTTTTGAG CCATGGCCATTCTACTGGAGGAGTAGAAGATAATTGGGACACATGTATTTACCGTTACTTTATTACACCAAGGAAGAAGAACAAGGGAAGGTTTAGTAGGATTGTAGGAAGAAGAGGTGGAACTTGGATACAACAAGATAAGGGAAGAGCTGTTACTATAAAGAGTTGTGATCAGAGGAAAAGAGATTTGATTATTGGACGAATGAAGAGTATGTGTTATAATAATAAGTGTATTAATTCTGATGATTATAATGATGGTAAGTGGCTAATGAAGGAATATGTGTTGTCTGATCCTATTCTTAATAAGTTCAGTAATTCTGAGCGTAAAGATTATGTTATTTGTGCCATAAAAAAGTTGCCCAAAAGAAGTACTACTTGTAATTTTAGTGAGACTAGTAATGTGACAACTGAAAGTACAAGAGGCGGATGA
- the LOC107781473 gene encoding uncharacterized protein LOC107781473 — protein sequence MLKQIHLNIPLVDMLREVPKYAIYIKDIVENKRRLTEFETSALTEECTSRIQHKLPQKIKDPGNFTIPVKIGEIDVGRALCDLGASINLMPLSVFKQLGLRAPRPTTMLLQLADRSYVYPEGVIEDVLLQIGKFIFPADFIIILDYEADELVHIILGQPLLATIDAIIKVREGKMILSVDNEEAVFNVYRAIQLLRHYEDLAMVSVVKINEPTIEPSAFK from the coding sequence ATGCTAAAGCAGATACACTTGAACATCCCTTTAGTTGACATGCTCCGTGAGGTCCCAAAATATGCAATATATATTAAGGATATAGTGGAAAATAAGAGGAGGTTAACTGAATTTGAGACCAgcgcacttactgaggagtgcacttccagGATTCAACATAAGCTTCCACAAAAGATTAAGGATCCGGGTAATTTTACCATCCCTGTGAAGATTGGTGAAATTGATGTGGGTAgagccttgtgtgatttgggtgcaagtatCAATCTGATGCCGTTGTCAGTGTTCAAACAATTGGGATTAAGAGCTCCGAGACCCACCACGATGCTGCTACAGTTAGCTGATAGATCTTATGTTTATCCTGAGGGGGTAATTGAGGACGTCTTGCTGCAGATTGGGAAGTTTATTTTCCCTGCAGATTTTATCATCATCCTGGACTACGAGGCTGATGAGTTAGTTCATATCATCTTGGGACAACCTCTTTTGGCCACTATAGATGCCATTATCAAAGTCCGAGAAGGTAAGATGATTCTGAGTGTGGACAATGAAGAAGCGGTCTTCAATGTATATCGAGCTATTCAGTTGCTTCGTCATTACGAGGACCTGGCCATGGTTTCTGTGGTGAAGATAAATGAACCAACCATAGAGCCAAGTGCATTTAAATAA